One window of Candidatus Neomarinimicrobiota bacterium genomic DNA carries:
- the rnc gene encoding ribonuclease III has protein sequence MTILKNIFKNPSFEIEAKLGYVFKNKKLLKLAITHKSAASRRDESYERLEFLGDSVLQLIITEFIYKRFPTKTEGELTKYRSAIVNKYNLYIICKKLSLINYLMVNHNVDLEKESTLVNLSNSLLEAIIGAIYIDGGFKKVREFINKKIIQNIDLDDILDSFNIKGKLIEICHQRGIKKVKFRTISKGPDHDKTFKSVVYINNKEIGTGTGKTKKFAEENAAKMAFKEIKKLSD, from the coding sequence TTGACTATATTAAAAAACATATTTAAAAACCCCAGTTTTGAAATAGAAGCAAAACTGGGGTACGTTTTTAAAAATAAAAAACTTCTTAAATTGGCTATTACCCATAAATCAGCTGCTTCCAGAAGAGACGAATCATACGAAAGATTAGAATTTCTTGGTGATTCGGTATTACAACTCATAATCACAGAATTTATTTATAAAAGGTTCCCGACAAAAACCGAGGGAGAATTAACAAAGTATAGATCTGCAATTGTTAATAAATACAATCTTTATATAATTTGTAAAAAATTAAGCCTTATAAATTATCTGATGGTAAACCACAATGTTGATTTAGAAAAAGAGTCCACACTTGTCAATCTCTCCAACAGTTTATTAGAGGCAATAATTGGAGCAATTTATATTGATGGTGGTTTTAAAAAAGTAAGAGAATTCATAAACAAAAAAATTATCCAGAATATCGATCTGGATGATATATTAGACTCCTTTAATATAAAGGGAAAGCTAATAGAAATATGTCACCAAAGAGGAATAAAAAAGGTAAAATTTCGCACCATCTCAAAAGGTCCTGATCATGATAAGACATTCAAATCTGTGGTCTATATTAACAATAAGGAAATTGGAACTGGAACTGGTAAGACAAAGAAATTTGCTGAGGAAAATGCAGCAAAAATGGCTTTTAAAGAAATAAAAAAATTAAGTGATTAA
- the fabF gene encoding beta-ketoacyl-ACP synthase II, producing MGKRVVITGIGVITPVGNSVEEFWNSLLSGKSGIDYVKAFDPIDIPTKIAGEVKNFNPDEYIEPKEARKLDKFTQFGFAAAVQAIKDAEIDFKDIPAYKIGVVTGSGIGGIGTLEAQHQIMLKKGKRFVSPFLIPAMIPDMLPGYISIRYGLRGPNYSVSSACASSAHAIGISYQHIKNGDATVIVTGGAESSITPLSFSGFCNMKALSTRNNEPQKASRPFDKNRDGFVMSEGAGILILEDLDHAVARNAKIYAELSGFGFTADAHHITAPDPEGKGMKEAMEMAIESSGVSKADIQYINAHGTSTQLNDKIETKAIKELFGEQAKEINISSTKSMTGHLLGAAGAVEAITLTLVIKYGKIPPTINYEEPDPECDLNYTPNNFVEREIKAGLSNSFGFGGHNASIVIKKFQ from the coding sequence ATGGGTAAAAGAGTTGTTATAACAGGAATCGGAGTAATAACTCCAGTCGGGAATAGTGTTGAGGAATTCTGGAATAGCTTATTAAGTGGGAAAAGTGGTATTGATTATGTTAAAGCCTTTGATCCTATAGATATTCCTACAAAAATAGCGGGCGAAGTTAAAAACTTTAATCCAGATGAGTACATCGAACCAAAGGAAGCCAGAAAGCTTGACAAATTCACCCAGTTCGGATTCGCTGCAGCAGTCCAGGCTATCAAAGATGCAGAAATAGATTTTAAAGATATTCCAGCTTATAAAATTGGTGTCGTAACTGGCTCTGGGATCGGTGGTATCGGAACACTTGAAGCCCAACATCAAATAATGCTAAAAAAGGGGAAACGATTCGTTAGTCCATTTCTAATCCCGGCTATGATTCCAGATATGCTACCTGGCTATATTTCTATACGATATGGTTTAAGGGGACCAAATTACTCCGTTTCTTCCGCCTGCGCTTCTTCTGCCCATGCCATAGGGATTTCATATCAGCATATAAAAAATGGTGACGCCACTGTTATTGTAACAGGCGGTGCGGAGTCAAGCATAACGCCTCTATCATTTTCCGGTTTCTGCAATATGAAGGCTTTATCAACTAGAAACAATGAGCCGCAGAAAGCAAGTCGACCATTTGATAAGAATCGTGATGGCTTCGTTATGAGTGAGGGAGCAGGAATTTTAATACTTGAAGATCTGGATCATGCTGTAGCTAGGAACGCAAAAATATATGCAGAACTATCAGGCTTTGGATTTACTGCCGATGCCCACCATATTACAGCACCAGATCCCGAAGGGAAAGGTATGAAAGAAGCAATGGAAATGGCAATAGAATCCAGTGGAGTAAGTAAAGCAGATATACAGTACATCAATGCTCATGGTACCTCGACTCAGCTGAATGATAAGATTGAAACCAAAGCAATAAAAGAATTATTTGGAGAGCAGGCAAAAGAAATTAATATTAGCTCAACAAAGTCGATGACTGGTCATCTTCTAGGTGCTGCTGGTGCTGTGGAAGCCATAACTCTTACACTGGTTATTAAATATGGTAAAATACCACCTACAATAAACTACGAAGAACCCGATCCAGAATGTGATTTAAATTATACCCCTAATAATTTTGTTGAACGAGAAATAAAAGCTGGTTTGAGTAATTCCTTTGGTTTCGGTGGTCATAATGCTTCAATAGTTATAAAAAAATTCCAATAA
- a CDS encoding acyl carrier protein has product MDYLEKIKDIVAEKLGVEKEKITPEASFIDDLGADSLDTVELIMKMEEEFGIEIPDEEAEKLRTVGDVIEYLKTKVGQ; this is encoded by the coding sequence ATGGATTACTTAGAAAAAATTAAAGACATTGTAGCAGAAAAACTCGGTGTAGAAAAAGAAAAAATTACACCTGAAGCTTCTTTCATCGATGATCTTGGTGCAGATTCATTGGATACGGTTGAATTAATAATGAAAATGGAAGAAGAATTTGGAATTGAAATACCGGATGAAGAAGCTGAAAAATTAAGAACTGTTGGTGATGTCATCGAATATCTAAAAACAAAAGTAGGGCAGTAA
- the fabG gene encoding 3-oxoacyl-[acyl-carrier-protein] reductase, translating to MGRIDLNDYVSLITGSGRGIGYTTARKLAEHGSKVVLSDYDEKSLENASAEFKKLGFDFISISCDVTKPDQVNSMVDKILEKFGKIDILVNNAGITRDTLIIRMNEEQWDQVLNTNLKGTFLVTQAVSKIMVKQKFGRIINISSVVGITGNAGQCNYSASKAGVIGFSKSIAKELASRNITVNVIAPGFIETEMTAGLPDNIKHDYLNKIPLKKAGKPENVADAVLFFASPLAEYITGQVLNIDGGMVM from the coding sequence ATGGGAAGAATAGACCTAAACGATTACGTAAGTCTTATCACAGGCTCAGGCAGGGGAATTGGTTATACAACTGCAAGAAAGCTGGCTGAGCACGGCTCAAAAGTTGTACTATCAGACTATGATGAAAAAAGTTTGGAAAACGCCTCTGCTGAATTTAAAAAACTTGGATTCGATTTTATCTCAATCTCTTGCGACGTTACAAAACCTGATCAGGTAAATAGTATGGTTGATAAAATTTTAGAAAAATTTGGTAAGATAGACATCCTTGTCAACAATGCTGGTATCACACGGGATACTTTGATCATTCGAATGAATGAAGAACAGTGGGATCAGGTTCTAAATACTAATTTGAAAGGAACTTTTCTGGTGACACAAGCTGTAAGTAAAATAATGGTGAAGCAAAAATTTGGAAGGATCATTAATATTAGCTCTGTAGTAGGTATCACAGGTAATGCTGGGCAATGTAACTATTCTGCGAGCAAAGCTGGTGTAATTGGATTTTCAAAATCCATTGCGAAAGAATTGGCTTCAAGAAATATCACTGTCAATGTAATTGCTCCTGGATTTATAGAAACCGAAATGACAGCGGGATTACCAGATAATATAAAGCATGATTACTTAAATAAGATTCCTTTAAAAAAGGCAGGTAAGCCTGAAAATGTTGCCGATGCAGTTCTATTCTTTGCAAGTCCCCTAGCTGAATACATTACAGGACAGGTACTTAATATTGATGGTGGCATGGTAATGTAA
- the fabD gene encoding ACP S-malonyltransferase, translating into MSKIAFIFPGQASQYVGMGIDFYNKSKIVKKLYDCAEEKFNFSLKEISFYGSLRELTETRVTQPAIFVLSVAIFQELKYRNIVPDMVAGHSLGEYSAIVAAGCISFEEGLELVKIRSEQMQIASEKTPGTMAAVVGLSYNKIKSVLSGTKLSGVCTIANYNSPVQLVISGDKKAIQNAMLALKNAGAKRVIELSVGGAFHSPLMEPAFKKISETIDSIEFKKPEVPIYMNATGLPTQDVNEIKQRLKEQLTSPVLWTTIIENMVENGAKRFLEVGPGKVLQGLVKRINPKVIVKGVGTWEELENFKWEE; encoded by the coding sequence ATGAGTAAAATTGCCTTCATATTTCCAGGCCAGGCATCACAATATGTCGGAATGGGAATAGATTTTTATAATAAGAGTAAAATTGTAAAAAAACTATACGACTGTGCAGAAGAAAAATTTAATTTTTCTCTAAAAGAGATATCTTTCTACGGTTCACTTCGAGAGCTAACCGAAACAAGGGTAACCCAGCCCGCTATTTTCGTATTATCAGTCGCAATATTTCAAGAATTAAAATATCGCAATATTGTTCCAGATATGGTTGCAGGCCACAGCCTTGGGGAATATTCTGCAATAGTTGCCGCTGGATGTATCTCTTTTGAAGAAGGTTTAGAACTTGTTAAAATTAGATCCGAGCAAATGCAAATTGCATCAGAAAAGACACCTGGTACAATGGCGGCTGTCGTAGGACTTTCCTATAATAAGATAAAAAGTGTACTTTCAGGGACAAAACTATCTGGCGTCTGCACCATTGCAAATTATAATTCACCAGTACAACTTGTCATTTCAGGTGATAAAAAAGCTATCCAGAATGCAATGCTTGCACTTAAAAATGCCGGAGCAAAAAGGGTTATAGAGTTATCTGTTGGAGGAGCTTTCCATTCCCCTTTGATGGAACCCGCTTTCAAAAAAATATCAGAAACAATAGATTCTATTGAATTTAAAAAACCAGAAGTTCCAATATATATGAATGCCACTGGATTACCAACACAAGATGTGAATGAAATAAAACAAAGGCTAAAAGAACAACTTACATCACCTGTACTATGGACGACTATCATTGAGAATATGGTAGAAAATGGTGCGAAAAGATTTCTTGAAGTGGGTCCAGGTAAAGTTCTTCAGGGACTAGTAAAAAGAATAAATCCAAAAGTCATTGTAAAAGGAGTTGGGACATGGGAGGAGCTGGAGAATTTCAAATGGGAAGAATAG